The following proteins are encoded in a genomic region of Paenibacillus sp. FSL H3-0469:
- a CDS encoding ATP-grasp domain-containing protein yields the protein MKKVNIYFNRWFSVAYHYMNLIRGNEDGIPVQIFATHPDIHHMSLQGADVAGTEPALEGIEYVQFCVDFCRRNEIDIFIPRLHMLDIALHASLFDEIGTKVLVCRDLDLLEMIMDKGKFYESVKTTGIMTIPDYHVVSNAEEFREAYEDLAAKGHKVCFKPTETEGGLGFRIIDNDRSPVEELFGHVTPLISFEEAYRILAEAGSFPNLMVMELLEGYEYSIDCLSDETGRLLAAVPRRKAGGRLRLMEYIPELAEVARRVAETYRIPFNFNIQMKYSGGVPKLLEINPRMSGGLHISCLSGINFPYLAVKSALGGEVLPASFEHNVLASHVEQPLIMRINGESVITDSVN from the coding sequence ATGAAAAAGGTAAATATATATTTCAACCGCTGGTTCTCTGTTGCCTATCACTACATGAATCTCATCCGGGGCAATGAAGACGGGATTCCGGTGCAAATCTTCGCGACCCACCCGGATATCCACCATATGTCGCTGCAAGGCGCGGATGTGGCCGGGACCGAGCCGGCGCTCGAAGGCATTGAATATGTGCAGTTCTGTGTTGACTTCTGCCGCCGGAACGAGATTGATATCTTCATCCCCCGGCTGCATATGCTGGATATCGCGCTGCATGCTTCGCTGTTTGATGAGATCGGGACGAAGGTGCTGGTCTGCCGTGATCTGGATCTGCTGGAGATGATCATGGACAAAGGCAAGTTCTACGAGAGTGTGAAAACCACCGGGATTATGACAATCCCTGATTATCACGTAGTTAGTAATGCAGAGGAGTTCAGGGAAGCTTATGAAGACCTCGCAGCTAAAGGACACAAGGTCTGCTTCAAGCCTACCGAGACGGAAGGCGGACTCGGATTCCGGATCATAGATAATGACCGCAGTCCCGTGGAGGAGCTGTTCGGTCATGTGACTCCGCTGATCTCCTTCGAGGAAGCTTACCGCATCCTTGCAGAAGCCGGGAGTTTTCCTAACCTGATGGTGATGGAGCTGCTGGAGGGATATGAATATAGTATTGATTGCCTGTCGGATGAGACGGGCAGGCTGCTGGCTGCAGTCCCCCGCCGGAAGGCAGGCGGCCGTCTGCGGTTGATGGAGTATATCCCGGAGCTTGCGGAGGTGGCCCGCAGGGTGGCTGAGACCTACCGGATTCCGTTCAATTTCAATATCCAGATGAAATACAGCGGCGGCGTCCCCAAGCTGCTGGAGATTAACCCGCGGATGTCCGGCGGCCTGCATATCTCCTGTCTGTCCGGAATTAACTTCCCCTATCTGGCTGTCAAAAGCGCGCTCGGCGGCGAGGTTCTGCCTGCATCGTTCGAGCATAACGTCCTGGCCAGCCATGTCGAGCAGCCGCTGATCATGAGAATAAACGGAGAATCCGTCATTACGGATTCCGTGAATTGA
- a CDS encoding HAD family hydrolase gives MIYASDLDRTLIYSLSAIGVPEDTPGLVPAEVVDGRTVSYISQQALATLIELAAKIVFMPVTTRTIAQYRRINLFQETVIPDYAITSNGGNILVNGVVDQEWRTAVGRAVERGSAAAEEAEGIVRAVVREEWILSRRYCDELFYTFVVHRDLLPLEEIARMAQRLGELGWKVSLQGRKLYIVPEAVNKSDAILHVRRTVHSEPMVASGDSLLDKSLLAAADYAIAPCHGEIFAEQQAGLVHLEYPFTERPGVFAADEIMQYVHRIYTHLTALGVGPPP, from the coding sequence ATGATCTACGCCAGCGATCTGGACCGCACGCTGATTTACTCTCTTAGCGCAATAGGCGTTCCTGAGGATACCCCCGGTCTGGTTCCGGCAGAGGTCGTTGACGGCAGGACGGTATCGTATATCTCACAGCAGGCTCTGGCTACACTGATAGAACTGGCGGCGAAGATTGTCTTCATGCCGGTGACTACACGTACGATTGCCCAGTACCGGCGGATTAACCTGTTCCAGGAGACGGTCATTCCGGATTATGCCATCACCAGCAATGGAGGCAATATTCTTGTGAACGGGGTAGTGGATCAGGAATGGCGGACGGCTGTAGGCAGAGCGGTGGAACGCGGCTCTGCTGCGGCTGAAGAAGCCGAGGGCATCGTGCGCGCGGTCGTCCGGGAAGAATGGATCCTTAGCCGGCGTTATTGCGATGAGCTGTTCTATACCTTCGTGGTTCACCGGGATCTGCTGCCGCTGGAGGAGATTGCCCGGATGGCGCAGCGGCTGGGTGAGCTTGGCTGGAAGGTATCCCTACAGGGGCGCAAGCTCTATATCGTGCCGGAGGCGGTGAACAAAAGCGATGCTATTCTCCATGTCCGCCGCACCGTGCACTCAGAGCCGATGGTCGCCTCCGGGGACTCCCTTCTGGACAAGAGCCTGCTCGCCGCTGCCGACTATGCGATAGCCCCCTGCCACGGAGAAATATTTGCCGAGCAGCAGGCGGGTTTAGTACACTTAGAGTATCCGTTTACTGAGCGGCCGGGAGTATTTGCCGCGGATGAGATTATGCAGTATGTTCACAGGATTTATACACATTTGACAGCATTGGGAGTTGGACCGCCACCATGA
- a CDS encoding phosphoribosyltransferase family protein, with translation MAARINKKRSFLFVSKVLGKHIPVGPYTPLLSGAALALLLYLEMSADTADREVMDPLMNQAVHGLIHPEVAEEAYHALLAAQLVLPQPVLFIGFAETATALGHSMYNAFAGGASYIHTTRELIPELESVVTFEEEHSHAVDHLCYALNAELLSGTEPIVLVDDEITTGNTAINTIRDIQSKFPRRDYVVASLLDWRSEANIQAYRDLEQELGIRITALSLLQGSIKVEGIPQLQAAADSGAAASTDAELVTTYAFDGLERLLVTSADGQGVINPSPYLKHSGRFGLESADNAQMDAAVSRVARQLRGLREGARTLVMGVGEFMYLPMRIAAEMGEGVLYQSSTRSPIHPERRADYGVHSAAAYPSAGDTEITNFIYNVDPGQYDDIFVLLEREVPRQRIAPMTDILQRLAGNKVHLVVLSPEPVTGGSGL, from the coding sequence ATGGCTGCACGAATCAATAAGAAGCGCTCCTTCCTGTTTGTCAGCAAAGTCCTTGGCAAGCATATTCCCGTAGGTCCGTATACCCCGCTGCTCAGCGGAGCGGCACTCGCCTTGCTGCTGTATCTGGAGATGAGCGCGGATACCGCTGACCGGGAGGTTATGGACCCGCTGATGAACCAGGCCGTTCATGGTCTGATCCATCCTGAAGTTGCGGAAGAAGCTTATCATGCGCTGCTAGCTGCGCAACTGGTTCTGCCGCAGCCGGTTCTGTTTATCGGGTTCGCCGAAACCGCTACCGCCTTGGGCCATAGCATGTATAATGCGTTCGCTGGCGGTGCGTCTTATATTCATACCACGCGTGAGCTGATCCCTGAGCTGGAATCGGTGGTCACTTTTGAAGAGGAGCATTCCCACGCCGTAGATCATCTGTGCTATGCCTTGAATGCTGAACTGTTATCGGGGACAGAGCCGATTGTGCTGGTGGATGACGAGATTACGACCGGTAATACGGCGATTAATACGATCCGGGACATCCAGTCCAAATTTCCGCGCAGGGACTATGTAGTGGCCTCTCTCCTGGACTGGCGGAGTGAAGCTAATATCCAGGCTTACCGTGATCTGGAGCAGGAGCTGGGAATTCGTATAACCGCTTTATCCCTGCTTCAGGGAAGTATCAAGGTGGAGGGAATACCGCAGCTGCAGGCCGCAGCTGATAGCGGAGCCGCTGCTTCCACAGACGCAGAGCTTGTAACCACTTATGCATTCGACGGCTTAGAACGGCTTCTTGTAACCTCGGCGGATGGGCAGGGCGTTATCAATCCATCGCCATATCTGAAGCACAGCGGCCGCTTCGGTCTGGAGTCTGCGGATAATGCGCAGATGGATGCAGCTGTCAGCCGCGTGGCCAGGCAGCTCCGGGGACTGCGTGAAGGAGCCCGTACGCTGGTGATGGGCGTAGGCGAGTTCATGTATCTGCCGATGCGGATCGCCGCAGAGATGGGAGAGGGCGTGTTGTACCAGTCCTCAACCCGCAGTCCGATCCATCCCGAGCGGCGTGCGGATTACGGTGTGCACAGCGCCGCTGCCTATCCGTCCGCAGGCGATACGGAGATCACGAATTTCATCTATAATGTGGACCCCGGCCAGTATGACGATATCTTCGTCCTGCTGGAGCGCGAGGTGCCCCGGCAGCGGATTGCGCCGATGACGGATATTTTACAGAGGCTGGCGGGCAATAAGGTACATCTTGTTGTGCTCAGCCCAGAACCAGTTACGGGAGGCTCAGGGCTATGA
- a CDS encoding cysteine protease StiP family protein produces the protein MKGIDIEAIHNRRISPPVALGSYPASDVTFLLKDLSNVSLERGTAEREEAIQSGVHYSEMLPVEYQPTEQYIELFHETLQQTARKVALAVAVVSEMIVARRGTANTVLVSLARAGTPIGVLIKRYILEKYGADLPHYSISIIRGKGIDENAVLYMLQQHGRDAELQFIDGWTGKGAIRQVLIEACESMYKKYGITLNDDLAVLADPGHCSGTYGTREDYLIPSACLNSTVSGLMSRTVLRDDLIGPEEFHGAKFYKEWLDSDLSNVFVDAITPYFAEVAAEALAQAAEMLEHPPELTWQGLADIRSIQDTFGIDNINLVKPGVGETTRVLLRRVPWRILVDRLDNPNLRHILLLAEDRGVPVEVYPGLTYSCCGIIKPLKGESE, from the coding sequence ATGAAGGGAATAGATATCGAAGCCATTCACAATAGAAGAATATCTCCTCCGGTGGCACTGGGCAGTTATCCTGCTTCCGACGTTACCTTTCTGCTCAAGGATCTAAGCAATGTATCCCTGGAGCGGGGGACGGCGGAGCGGGAGGAAGCGATCCAGTCCGGCGTGCATTATTCGGAGATGCTTCCGGTGGAATACCAGCCGACAGAACAGTATATCGAATTGTTTCATGAGACGCTGCAGCAGACTGCGAGAAAGGTGGCGCTGGCTGTAGCTGTGGTGTCCGAGATGATTGTTGCCCGGCGGGGAACGGCGAATACCGTGCTGGTCTCCCTGGCGAGAGCGGGCACTCCTATCGGGGTACTGATCAAACGTTATATTCTTGAGAAATATGGAGCGGATCTTCCGCATTATAGCATCTCGATTATCCGCGGTAAGGGAATTGATGAGAATGCGGTGCTCTACATGCTACAGCAGCATGGAAGGGATGCCGAGCTACAATTTATCGATGGCTGGACCGGCAAGGGGGCCATCCGGCAGGTGCTGATAGAGGCCTGTGAGAGTATGTATAAGAAATATGGCATTACGCTAAATGACGATCTGGCGGTACTTGCTGATCCCGGTCACTGCTCGGGAACCTACGGTACCAGGGAGGATTATCTGATTCCAAGCGCCTGCCTTAACTCTACGGTATCCGGCTTGATGAGCCGTACGGTGCTCCGCGATGATCTGATCGGGCCTGAGGAATTCCACGGGGCCAAATTCTACAAGGAATGGCTGGACAGTGATCTGTCCAACGTATTCGTTGATGCAATTACCCCGTATTTCGCTGAAGTAGCGGCAGAGGCGTTAGCGCAGGCTGCGGAGATGCTTGAGCATCCGCCGGAGCTTACCTGGCAGGGGCTGGCCGATATCCGCAGTATTCAGGATACCTTCGGCATAGATAATATTAATCTGGTGAAGCCCGGAGTGGGGGAAACGACGCGTGTACTGCTGCGCAGAGTGCCCTGGAGGATCCTTGTCGACAGGCTGGACAATCCCAACCTGCGGCATATTCTGCTGCTGGCTGAGGACCGGGGCGTGCCGGTAGAGGTCTATCCCGGGCTGACCTACTCCTGCTGCGGAATCATCAAGCCGCTGAAAGGGGAGAGTGAATGA
- a CDS encoding toxic anion resistance protein, translating to MSTQLIELRKEDEQKVVQEASQLIEQVAKTDTVALDSLMDDIGKLGVKTQEKAGQTLKLLDRPVNDLMSGKRVEVPNMIMKLRNECETLQQSKNVSFFGKMLRKSPLKNYVYKYQSVRTNIDAIITGLRDGRDTLEESIVNMRQLKRTSMEEIYNLQTKIAFGNKLKELFEVEIAKPENEFRKAYLERGLRKVMVRIQSMTEMILLYNQAIAATDIINDNNDKLIDSVNNAIDKTSNLITVSAMIAMSLADQENVINAVEATNKTIEDQFKENARLLRTTTEKTTELLSKPSMSLEAVNQAIGDLLSALDTSEQSNRRIIESCQDYTSKMTTINTQLNNRLGLNEGSQPQALKQAESGLSSFLN from the coding sequence ATGTCTACGCAGTTAATTGAGCTTAGAAAAGAAGATGAGCAGAAGGTAGTTCAGGAGGCTTCCCAGCTAATTGAACAGGTAGCCAAGACAGACACGGTGGCACTGGATTCCCTGATGGATGATATCGGGAAGCTTGGGGTGAAGACGCAGGAGAAGGCAGGCCAGACGCTGAAGCTGCTGGACCGCCCCGTCAATGATCTGATGAGCGGCAAGCGGGTGGAAGTGCCCAATATGATTATGAAGCTGCGTAATGAGTGCGAGACCCTTCAGCAGAGCAAGAATGTCAGCTTCTTCGGTAAAATGCTGCGCAAAAGCCCGCTCAAGAATTATGTCTACAAATATCAGTCGGTCCGCACCAACATTGATGCCATTATCACCGGTCTGCGTGACGGCCGGGATACGCTGGAGGAGAGCATCGTTAACATGCGCCAGCTGAAGCGTACCTCCATGGAGGAGATCTATAACCTCCAGACCAAGATCGCCTTCGGCAACAAGCTGAAGGAGCTGTTCGAGGTTGAGATCGCCAAGCCCGAGAATGAATTCCGCAAAGCGTATCTGGAGCGGGGGCTGCGCAAGGTTATGGTGCGGATTCAGTCCATGACCGAGATGATTCTGCTCTACAATCAGGCGATTGCGGCAACAGATATCATCAATGACAATAATGACAAGCTGATTGATTCGGTAAACAACGCGATTGATAAGACCTCTAACCTGATCACCGTCTCGGCGATGATTGCCATGTCCCTGGCCGATCAGGAGAATGTAATCAATGCGGTGGAAGCGACCAACAAGACCATCGAGGACCAGTTCAAGGAGAATGCGCGGCTGCTGCGCACGACGACCGAGAAGACCACGGAGCTGCTCTCCAAGCCGTCCATGTCCCTGGAAGCCGTGAATCAGGCCATTGGCGACCTGCTCAGCGCCCTGGATACCTCGGAGCAGTCCAACCGGCGGATCATCGAGAGCTGTCAGGACTATACGTCCAAAATGACCACCATCAACACCCAGCTGAACAACCGGCTCGGGCTTAACGAAGGCTCACAGCCGCAGGCTTTGAAGCAGGCGGAGAGCGGGCTGAGCAGCTTTTTGAACTGA